The genome window AAGGCCGAGAAATCTCTCGCCATATTTTTAATCCAAACTTGAGCAGATAAAATTTGTGTTTTATTACTGTTGCTGGCTGCTAATAACGTATCAATTTTAGCTAAAACATCTTCAGTTTGCTGGGTAATATCACCTGTTAGGTCATTAGGTACTTGCCCTGATAAATAAACTATCCCTGCATATTCAACACTGTCAGCTAAGCGTGGTTTCGGATTGTTACGTTTGATGGACATGATTACCTCGTTAATCCAGTTAAAGAAATTGGCGTTTTTTGTTCTGTAATTAATTGAGTCAATATTTCCGCACTGGCTGCGGCAAGAGTAAACCCTAAACTGCCATGTCCAACATTAAGCCATAAATTTTTATAGGTTGTTTTTCCTAATATCGGTGGGCCTTTTGGTGTTGAAGGACGTAACCCACACCAGCTTTCAGCATCGTCAATTTTAGGTAGTTCAGGAAAGGTATGTTTAATAATCTTCTTAAGAGCTTGTATTCTATTTTCACGTAAACCATGCTTGTCATAACCAATATCAACCATCGCAGCAATGCGTAATTGCTCATTAAGTTTGGCA of Providencia rettgeri contains these proteins:
- the yabJ_1 gene encoding Enamine/imine deaminase, producing MSIKRNNPKPRLADSVEYAGIVYLSGQVPNDLTGDITQQTEDVLAKIDTLLAASNSNKTQILSAQVWIKNMARDFSAFNAVWENWMPVENSPARAAVEANMAREQVLVEIMVIAAQF